One genomic region from Spirosoma sp. KCTC 42546 encodes:
- the plsY gene encoding glycerol-3-phosphate 1-O-acyltransferase PlsY, with protein MNVLIISVTTVVAYLLGSIPSAVWYGQAFFGLDIREYGSGNAGATNTFRVLGKRAGTIVMLVDVLKGYTAAILATLLWYADVITVNEILTFKIVFGLVAVIGHLYPVFANFKGGKGVATLLGMMLATHPEMAAVCIGIFLLVVIASQYVSLGSILAALAFPVLLLLQIFGQKENPLLIVFGFVVFLLVVFTHQKNIGRLLRGQESRTILIRFRKKH; from the coding sequence ATGAACGTTCTAATCATTAGCGTCACTACGGTAGTAGCTTATTTGCTGGGGTCTATTCCCTCAGCCGTTTGGTACGGTCAGGCATTCTTTGGCCTTGATATTCGTGAGTATGGGAGTGGCAATGCGGGTGCTACCAATACCTTTCGGGTACTGGGCAAACGGGCCGGTACCATTGTGATGTTAGTTGATGTACTGAAAGGATATACCGCGGCTATTTTAGCAACCCTGCTTTGGTATGCTGACGTTATTACGGTTAATGAAATTCTGACGTTTAAGATTGTTTTTGGCTTAGTAGCCGTAATTGGGCATCTATATCCTGTTTTTGCCAACTTTAAAGGCGGTAAAGGGGTGGCAACCTTGCTGGGTATGATGCTGGCCACACATCCCGAAATGGCCGCTGTTTGCATCGGTATTTTTCTGTTGGTTGTTATTGCTTCCCAATACGTATCACTCGGATCAATTTTAGCCGCACTGGCGTTCCCAGTTCTATTATTATTGCAGATTTTTGGTCAAAAGGAGAACCCATTGCTAATTGTATTCGGCTTTGTTGTTTTCCTGTTAGTGGTTTTTACACACCAGAAAAATATCGGCCGATTATTACGGGGGCAGGAAAGCCGGACTATTCTGATCCGGTTTCGTAAAAAGCATTAA
- a CDS encoding DUF1207 domain-containing protein produces the protein MKKTLLVLLLCSFWVTWASAQQTPTAPPARVLTPAEQKQKEKIDREIQRERQIRAEWLQKQREYEAKQAEKERQRQAKKAAKELPPQEAPKAKPAVVTPTPSANAPVSPPTVSQPVETTPTIVGPTEKELKAARRKEEQEAKEAKRAKEKAEKQAAREAKEARDRVDRSAVTPEPTPQVKEVPVEPAVPVETKAERPKRERRPVVKRADSMAVPSVNGAEPTVVRPGKEFLPKGHLFDPILLDPLEAQTYGSVLPGYWTEGQKYKGSIVPFAFGFAKPFYRRTTEPGRAEEWVLDLASFTQFEAYHDDALNKARRQIVNTDYKISIIYNIRRGENNYRIRVYHISSHLGDDYIYRNKLTAPSPNSVNYEQLDFTYSRTVNNWRLYGGAGIVLRKTEERKLFSAQLGAFYKKPSTKAARLVGGADIKFWQQTDFRPGIHGGVGIELGRTQNNLTFLLEGYSGFRPYSQYEQQQTSWIGIGLYLNPF, from the coding sequence ATGAAAAAAACGCTGTTGGTTCTTTTACTATGTTCTTTTTGGGTAACATGGGCTTCGGCTCAACAAACACCAACTGCTCCACCTGCTCGCGTATTAACCCCCGCTGAGCAAAAGCAAAAAGAAAAAATAGACCGCGAAATTCAGCGAGAACGACAGATCCGGGCGGAATGGCTGCAAAAACAGCGTGAATATGAAGCGAAGCAGGCTGAGAAAGAGCGGCAACGTCAGGCTAAAAAAGCAGCTAAGGAACTACCCCCTCAAGAAGCTCCCAAAGCAAAGCCTGCTGTTGTAACCCCCACTCCGTCTGCCAACGCACCAGTTTCCCCGCCAACCGTCAGCCAGCCTGTTGAGACTACACCGACGATTGTAGGGCCTACGGAAAAAGAGCTAAAAGCAGCGCGTAGAAAAGAAGAGCAGGAGGCTAAAGAAGCCAAACGGGCAAAAGAGAAAGCTGAAAAGCAAGCTGCCAGAGAAGCTAAGGAAGCAAGAGATAGAGTAGATCGGTCTGCCGTAACACCGGAACCAACTCCGCAGGTTAAGGAAGTTCCTGTGGAGCCTGCTGTTCCAGTTGAAACGAAAGCTGAACGCCCAAAACGTGAAAGAAGGCCCGTTGTGAAGCGTGCTGACTCTATGGCAGTACCATCTGTTAATGGAGCTGAACCAACTGTAGTTCGACCAGGAAAAGAGTTTTTACCCAAAGGGCATTTATTCGATCCGATTTTGCTGGATCCTCTTGAAGCACAAACCTACGGTAGTGTATTGCCTGGTTACTGGACAGAAGGCCAGAAATATAAAGGGAGTATTGTCCCCTTTGCCTTTGGGTTTGCCAAGCCCTTTTATCGCCGAACTACTGAGCCTGGCCGGGCAGAAGAATGGGTACTGGACTTGGCCTCATTTACGCAGTTTGAAGCGTATCATGATGATGCGTTGAACAAAGCACGTCGGCAAATCGTAAATACGGATTATAAAATCAGCATCATTTACAATATACGTAGGGGGGAGAACAACTACCGTATTCGGGTGTATCATATATCATCTCATTTGGGCGATGATTATATCTATCGGAACAAGCTAACGGCTCCCTCGCCCAACTCTGTTAATTACGAACAGTTAGACTTTACCTACAGCCGTACCGTAAACAATTGGCGATTGTATGGGGGGGCTGGGATTGTATTGCGAAAAACTGAAGAGCGGAAGCTATTTAGTGCGCAGCTTGGTGCCTTCTATAAAAAACCATCTACCAAAGCTGCTAGACTGGTAGGAGGGGCAGATATTAAATTCTGGCAACAAACCGACTTCCGGCCTGGTATTCATGGTGGTGTTGGAATTGAACTGGGCCGGACACAAAATAACTTAACGTTCCTGCTGGAAGGATATTCGGGTTTCCGACCCTATAGCCAGTATGAACAACAGCAAACTTCGTGGATAGGCATTGGCCTGTACCTGAATCCGTTTTGA
- a CDS encoding pitrilysin family protein, whose product MTLDRTQSPAFQAIHEIQLPSVQSHRLDNGIPLHLISVAQQPVLRLECVFDAGTWYEQVPSSAFFAMKMLSEGTASRSSAQINEYVDRYGAFMELNSGPDRASIVIHCLTKFLPNVLPLLSDILNEPTFPQKELDDLRNIILQNLRVNYEKNAYLAGVLFREKLFGTYHPYGRSQRPEAVEEITREGIIAFYERAIRNRQFQVILAGHATENEVLLINRTLGQLPVRTDILPDFSGDVPADIHSPILAEKPDSIQSSIRLGRRLFTRAHPDFFRMLVTNEILGGYFGSRLMKNIREEKGFTYGISSNMPSFRRDGYFLIGTDVNKENTQETLNEIRKEIHILQTEPVSASELETVKNYMAGEFVGSLNTPFEIADRYKVILLDGMPADFLATYIQKLRAVTPADIMETAIQYLAVDSLGEVVVGGK is encoded by the coding sequence ATGACCCTCGATAGAACTCAGTCGCCTGCGTTTCAGGCAATACACGAAATACAGTTACCGTCCGTTCAATCCCATCGCTTAGATAATGGTATCCCGCTCCACCTGATTTCAGTTGCGCAACAGCCCGTACTTCGGTTAGAGTGCGTGTTTGATGCGGGTACATGGTATGAGCAGGTTCCCAGCAGTGCATTCTTTGCCATGAAGATGTTGTCAGAAGGAACAGCATCCCGTTCATCGGCGCAGATTAATGAATATGTAGACCGGTATGGTGCGTTTATGGAGTTGAATAGCGGTCCCGATCGTGCCAGTATTGTTATTCACTGCCTGACAAAGTTTCTGCCCAATGTGTTGCCGCTTTTAAGTGATATACTGAATGAGCCGACTTTCCCACAAAAAGAATTAGACGATCTTCGGAATATCATCCTTCAGAACTTACGGGTTAATTACGAGAAGAATGCCTACCTCGCCGGAGTTCTGTTTCGCGAAAAATTATTTGGTACCTATCATCCGTATGGACGAAGCCAGCGTCCGGAAGCCGTTGAGGAAATCACCCGGGAGGGCATTATTGCATTTTATGAGCGAGCCATCAGAAATCGGCAGTTTCAGGTAATTCTGGCTGGGCATGCAACCGAAAATGAAGTCCTGCTGATTAACCGTACATTGGGCCAGTTGCCCGTCAGGACTGATATACTACCCGATTTTTCAGGTGATGTGCCAGCTGACATACATTCTCCCATACTGGCCGAAAAGCCCGACAGTATACAATCGTCTATTCGATTAGGTCGGCGATTGTTCACGCGGGCCCATCCGGATTTTTTTAGGATGCTGGTGACAAATGAGATTTTAGGTGGCTATTTCGGTTCGAGACTGATGAAGAATATTCGCGAAGAGAAAGGGTTTACCTATGGCATATCCTCAAACATGCCCTCGTTTCGGCGGGACGGCTATTTCCTGATTGGGACCGATGTTAATAAAGAAAATACCCAGGAAACATTAAACGAAATTCGGAAAGAGATTCATATTCTTCAAACAGAACCCGTTTCGGCCAGCGAACTGGAAACAGTGAAAAATTATATGGCTGGCGAGTTTGTGGGTTCGCTTAATACACCATTTGAGATTGCCGATCGATACAAAGTGATTTTGCTGGATGGAATGCCGGCTGACTTTCTGGCAACGTACATTCAAAAACTTCGGGCAGTTACACCTGCCGATATTATGGAAACAGCCATCCAGTATCTGGCCGTCGATAGTTTGGGTGAAGTTGTGGTAGGTGGGAAATAG
- a CDS encoding TlpA disulfide reductase family protein yields MKNVVFSIAGFMALSLVANAQTTKPFTVTGKINKATPGSYVYLETNSQPTRKIDSTKLASGNTFTLNGKVADGGEVFVLNVGGGQKMALLVEGGETLNVVADGFRMDAKTGQTGQAAVTGSKNMEYYEKLNTLRTDMETKVANWNKQVAAATEKKDNKKIAQIEQDYQTAEQEVVNKVKAMLPDMGTSLVSLFALNFINIDSDFATYDALAQRFEKENPNSPHAKSLIGRVARIKGVSIGAPAPEIALNDTTGTPVPLSSLRGKYVLIDFWASWCGPCRAENPNVVRMYNKFKDKGFAIYSVSLDQAKANWTKAIRNDNLTWTHVSDLKFWQSAAAQQYGVQAIPATFLLDKDGKIIAKNLRGEALEQKLEEILQVK; encoded by the coding sequence ATGAAAAACGTAGTATTCAGCATCGCTGGTTTCATGGCGCTCAGCCTCGTAGCCAATGCCCAAACCACAAAACCATTTACGGTTACAGGCAAAATCAACAAAGCAACGCCGGGCAGCTATGTCTATCTGGAAACAAACTCACAGCCGACCCGTAAAATTGACTCAACCAAACTAGCTTCGGGCAACACATTTACACTCAACGGTAAGGTAGCCGACGGTGGTGAAGTATTTGTATTAAATGTAGGCGGTGGCCAGAAGATGGCACTGCTGGTTGAAGGGGGCGAAACCCTGAACGTGGTGGCTGATGGTTTCCGGATGGATGCCAAAACAGGGCAGACGGGTCAGGCAGCCGTAACAGGCTCCAAGAATATGGAGTACTATGAAAAGTTAAATACGCTCCGCACCGATATGGAAACCAAAGTTGCTAACTGGAACAAACAGGTAGCAGCAGCAACTGAGAAAAAAGACAACAAGAAAATTGCCCAAATCGAGCAGGATTACCAGACTGCTGAACAAGAAGTTGTTAACAAAGTGAAAGCTATGCTACCCGATATGGGAACTTCGCTGGTGTCGCTTTTTGCCCTAAACTTCATTAACATCGACAGTGATTTTGCCACCTACGATGCCTTAGCGCAGCGATTCGAGAAAGAGAATCCCAACAGCCCGCATGCCAAATCGCTAATTGGTCGAGTGGCTCGCATTAAAGGCGTATCCATTGGTGCACCCGCGCCAGAAATAGCACTGAACGATACAACCGGCACCCCAGTTCCACTATCGTCATTGCGTGGCAAATACGTTCTGATTGACTTCTGGGCTTCCTGGTGTGGTCCCTGCCGGGCCGAAAACCCGAATGTAGTACGCATGTATAACAAATTCAAAGACAAAGGTTTCGCTATTTATAGTGTCTCGCTGGATCAGGCTAAAGCCAACTGGACTAAAGCTATCCGTAATGATAACTTAACCTGGACCCACGTTTCGGACCTTAAATTCTGGCAGTCAGCAGCGGCTCAGCAATATGGTGTTCAGGCGATTCCGGCTACATTCCTGCTTGATAAGGACGGTAAAATCATCGCCAAAAACCTGCGTGGTGAAGCACTAGAGCAAAAACTCGAAGAAATTTTACAAGTAAAATAG
- the porV gene encoding type IX secretion system outer membrane channel protein PorV: MKRNFSRVLLGVCFCFPFVVSAQTGLNGAKNVPTSSVPFLNFTPDARSGALGDAGVALGDVDASAIFWNPSKLVFAKQSSGGSLSYTPWLRNLIGDMYYTYLSGYGKVGKNSVVSGSLMYFDLGTVDFTTATGVQAGTFNSREFAFTASFAQRLSQNFSLAVDLKYLNSNLAAGGANVGLKPGTTAAADISAYYHNESRDNATGKGFGWAFGGMISNLGGRINYGGTQSYFIPTNLRLGTSLTLFADQYNKFNFVLDANKLMVPTPNVVNGVNLNGNKDYFSSVFGSFADAPGGFSEELKEITLSTGIEYWYNDQFAARIGYFNESNEKGGRKYVTTGIGLRLQQRFGVDFSYLVPIKQGSPLSDTFRISLLFNFNKANRVGDDEAVTDDSN; encoded by the coding sequence ATGAAGCGCAATTTTTCCCGTGTTCTACTCGGCGTTTGCTTTTGTTTTCCGTTCGTCGTATCTGCTCAAACTGGTTTAAACGGTGCAAAAAATGTTCCGACCTCATCGGTACCCTTTCTGAACTTTACGCCCGATGCTCGTTCGGGAGCCCTGGGTGATGCTGGGGTAGCCCTTGGCGATGTCGATGCCAGTGCGATTTTCTGGAATCCATCGAAATTGGTTTTCGCTAAACAGAGTTCAGGAGGCTCACTTTCGTATACGCCCTGGTTACGAAATCTGATTGGCGATATGTATTACACCTACCTGAGTGGCTACGGGAAAGTAGGTAAAAACTCGGTCGTGTCTGGTTCATTGATGTATTTCGATTTAGGAACAGTTGATTTTACAACTGCAACGGGAGTACAGGCTGGAACATTTAACTCCCGGGAGTTTGCTTTTACTGCTTCGTTTGCCCAACGCCTGTCGCAAAATTTTTCGCTTGCCGTTGATCTGAAATACCTGAATTCTAACCTGGCAGCCGGTGGAGCTAACGTAGGTCTTAAGCCAGGAACAACCGCAGCGGCCGATATTAGTGCCTACTACCACAATGAATCGCGTGATAATGCAACTGGTAAAGGGTTTGGCTGGGCATTTGGCGGTATGATTTCGAACCTCGGCGGTCGGATCAATTACGGCGGCACACAGAGCTACTTTATTCCAACAAACCTCCGTTTAGGAACCAGCCTGACCTTGTTTGCTGACCAGTATAACAAGTTCAATTTTGTTTTAGACGCCAACAAATTGATGGTACCCACACCAAACGTTGTTAATGGTGTAAATCTCAATGGTAATAAAGATTACTTCTCGTCGGTCTTTGGTTCATTTGCAGATGCCCCAGGTGGCTTTAGCGAAGAGTTGAAGGAAATTACGCTGTCAACGGGTATTGAATACTGGTATAACGACCAGTTTGCTGCCCGAATCGGTTATTTCAATGAATCGAATGAGAAAGGTGGTCGTAAATACGTAACAACGGGTATCGGTCTCCGGCTCCAGCAGCGGTTTGGCGTTGACTTCTCATATTTAGTGCCCATAAAACAAGGTAGCCCATTGTCTGATACCTTCCGAATTTCGCTGTTGTTTAACTTCAATAAAGCAAACCGGGTTGGTGACGACGAAGCGGTGACAGACGATTCCAACTAA
- a CDS encoding dipeptidase, whose translation MTNYLETNKQRFLDELLDLLRIPSVSADSAFKGDVRRAAEFVRDKLTAAGLDKATLYETPGHPVVYAEKIVDANRPTVLVYGHYDVQPADPYELWDSPPFEPTIRNERIYARGSCDDKGQFYMHIKAIEAMVATDGLPCNVKVMIEGEEEVGSDHLGTFVTENRDMLKADVILISDTSIISNETPSLEMGLRGLSYVEVQVTGANRDLHSGVYGGGVANPINVLCDMIASLHDEDGRVTIPGFYDNVVDLSDAERAELAKAPFDLEEYKRDLVINDVMGEKGYSTNERTSIRPTLDVNGIWGGYTGEGAKTVLPSKASAKISMRLVPNQTPDEITNMFTAHFKSIAPASVTVTVVPHHGGMPYVTPVDSVEFEAASKAFEEAWGKKPIPTRGGGSIPITALFEQVLGIKSILMGFGLDSDALHSPNESYGLFNFYKGIETIPYFYKHYAALKQ comes from the coding sequence ATGACTAACTACCTTGAAACCAATAAGCAGCGATTTTTAGACGAACTGCTTGACTTACTTCGTATTCCATCGGTTTCTGCCGATTCAGCTTTCAAAGGCGATGTACGCCGGGCCGCCGAATTTGTTCGTGACAAATTAACGGCTGCTGGATTAGATAAGGCCACTTTATACGAAACGCCGGGCCATCCGGTTGTGTATGCCGAAAAAATCGTAGATGCCAATCGGCCAACCGTGCTGGTTTATGGTCACTACGATGTGCAGCCTGCCGATCCGTATGAGTTATGGGATTCACCTCCCTTCGAGCCCACGATTCGTAACGAACGGATTTATGCCCGGGGCTCCTGCGATGACAAAGGCCAGTTTTATATGCACATCAAAGCGATTGAAGCGATGGTGGCTACCGATGGCCTGCCGTGTAATGTGAAGGTAATGATTGAGGGCGAAGAAGAAGTTGGCTCCGATCACCTGGGTACATTTGTAACAGAAAATCGCGACATGCTTAAAGCCGATGTAATCCTTATATCGGATACGAGCATTATTTCGAACGAAACGCCTTCGCTTGAAATGGGACTCCGGGGCTTATCGTACGTGGAAGTCCAGGTAACAGGGGCCAACCGTGATCTGCATTCGGGTGTGTATGGCGGTGGTGTGGCCAACCCAATTAATGTCTTATGCGACATGATTGCATCGCTTCATGACGAGGATGGGCGTGTTACCATACCTGGCTTTTATGATAACGTTGTTGATTTAAGTGATGCTGAGCGGGCTGAACTCGCCAAAGCACCTTTTGATCTGGAGGAGTATAAGCGTGATCTGGTCATCAACGATGTAATGGGCGAAAAAGGCTATTCAACCAATGAACGGACTTCTATCCGGCCCACATTAGATGTTAACGGCATATGGGGTGGTTATACGGGCGAAGGCGCTAAGACCGTACTCCCCTCGAAGGCATCCGCTAAAATCAGTATGCGCTTGGTTCCCAATCAAACGCCTGATGAGATTACGAACATGTTTACTGCTCATTTTAAGTCGATTGCACCCGCAAGTGTAACCGTTACAGTTGTTCCTCATCACGGTGGTATGCCTTACGTAACCCCTGTTGATTCGGTTGAGTTTGAAGCCGCTAGCAAGGCGTTTGAAGAGGCCTGGGGTAAGAAACCAATTCCAACCCGAGGAGGAGGAAGTATTCCGATTACCGCTTTATTTGAACAGGTGCTCGGGATTAAGTCAATTCTGATGGGTTTTGGCTTAGACAGCGATGCATTACACTCGCCTAATGAAAGCTACGGCCTTTTTAATTTCTATAAAGGCATCGAAACCATTCCATACTTCTATAAGCATTACGCAGCTCTTAAGCAGTAA
- the proC gene encoding pyrroline-5-carboxylate reductase, with product MKIAIVGCGNMGMAFAKSFLQYDLVKKDDLLLIEKSSDRSESLKAEKAGVVVDTIGPHVGETDLIILSVKPQDFNSVHEALRAIIQPRQVILSIMAGIPIAQIQKKLAHPLVVRAMPNTPAMLGMGITGFTAAKEVDMTNLRKIENLINATGRSIFLEDEGMLDAVTALSGSGPAYFYYVVKAMIEAGKQMGFDDSVSALLVKQTMLGAYHLINNADKSLDDLIKAVASKGGTTEAALREFESGGLSDTLIVGIKAAQIRATELSKG from the coding sequence ATGAAAATTGCTATTGTAGGCTGCGGCAACATGGGTATGGCTTTTGCCAAATCGTTTTTGCAGTACGACCTTGTAAAAAAAGACGACTTACTCTTAATTGAAAAAAGCAGCGATCGCTCTGAATCCCTAAAAGCTGAAAAGGCGGGCGTTGTTGTTGACACGATTGGCCCGCATGTTGGCGAAACCGACTTAATTATCCTGTCGGTAAAACCACAGGATTTTAACAGCGTTCACGAGGCTCTACGTGCTATTATTCAGCCCAGGCAGGTCATTTTGTCCATAATGGCGGGTATTCCTATTGCTCAGATTCAGAAAAAGCTGGCCCACCCGCTGGTTGTTAGAGCCATGCCCAACACGCCCGCTATGCTTGGCATGGGTATTACCGGCTTCACTGCTGCGAAAGAAGTAGATATGACTAACCTGCGTAAGATCGAAAATCTGATTAATGCTACGGGTCGGTCTATTTTTCTGGAGGATGAAGGGATGCTTGATGCCGTAACAGCCCTTAGCGGTAGCGGCCCTGCTTATTTCTATTACGTTGTAAAAGCCATGATTGAAGCAGGTAAACAAATGGGCTTCGACGATTCGGTTTCGGCCTTATTGGTCAAACAAACCATGCTTGGCGCTTATCACCTGATCAACAATGCCGATAAATCGTTAGACGACCTTATCAAAGCTGTAGCTTCCAAAGGTGGAACTACCGAAGCAGCCCTACGCGAATTTGAAAGTGGTGGATTGTCGGATACGCTGATAGTGGGAATAAAAGCCGCCCAGATCCGGGCAACCGAGTTATCGAAGGGGTAA
- the purB gene encoding adenylosuccinate lyase: protein MELSALTAISPVDGRYRSQVDVLAPYFSELGLIHYRVRIEIEYFIALCEWPIPQLAGVDPAQFSVLRTLYETFSETDALRIKEIEKTTNHDVKAVEYFIKEKLKGSPVEPFLEFVHFGLTSQDINNTAIPLLLSDALDTEIIPLYRQIFMRLQELAMQWDDVPMLARTHGQPASPTRLGKELSVFVERIEKQLQILSMIPTAAKFGGATGNFNAHVVAYPKEDWKKFGDRFVEGLGMVRSQFTTQIEHYDMLAATLDAFKRLNTILIDLDRDVWTYVSMNYFKQKLKAGEVGSSAMPHKVNPIDFENSEGNLGIANAIFEHLSGKLPISRLQRDLTDSTVLRSIGVPFAHSFIALKSLLKGLNKLELNPAAIHADLEDNWAVVAEGIQTVLRREGYPQPYEALKALTRTNEKITEQAIQQFISELNVSEAVKGELRAITPFTYTGL, encoded by the coding sequence ATGGAATTATCTGCATTAACGGCCATTTCACCCGTTGACGGTCGCTACCGGTCTCAGGTAGACGTATTGGCTCCCTATTTCTCAGAACTGGGTTTAATTCATTACCGGGTTCGTATCGAAATAGAGTATTTTATTGCCCTCTGCGAATGGCCTATCCCACAGTTGGCGGGCGTTGATCCAGCGCAATTTTCGGTGCTGCGAACGCTTTATGAAACGTTTTCAGAAACGGATGCGCTTCGGATTAAGGAGATCGAGAAGACTACAAACCATGATGTTAAGGCAGTTGAGTATTTTATTAAAGAAAAACTGAAAGGATCGCCTGTTGAGCCGTTTCTGGAGTTTGTTCACTTTGGACTAACCTCACAGGATATTAATAACACCGCTATCCCACTTTTATTAAGCGATGCGCTTGACACTGAAATTATACCCCTTTATCGGCAGATATTCATGCGGTTGCAGGAGTTGGCTATGCAGTGGGATGATGTGCCGATGTTGGCTCGCACTCACGGACAACCAGCTTCGCCGACACGTTTAGGGAAAGAACTTTCTGTGTTTGTGGAGCGGATCGAAAAGCAATTACAAATCCTGTCTATGATCCCGACAGCTGCCAAGTTTGGAGGAGCAACAGGTAATTTCAATGCGCATGTTGTTGCGTATCCCAAAGAAGACTGGAAAAAGTTTGGCGACAGGTTTGTTGAAGGGTTAGGGATGGTTCGTAGCCAGTTCACAACCCAGATTGAGCATTACGACATGCTGGCGGCCACCCTTGATGCCTTTAAACGGCTAAATACAATCCTGATCGACCTTGATCGCGACGTGTGGACGTACGTATCCATGAATTACTTTAAGCAAAAGCTGAAGGCGGGTGAAGTCGGTTCATCGGCAATGCCGCATAAAGTGAACCCTATTGATTTTGAGAATTCGGAAGGCAATTTAGGAATTGCCAATGCTATATTCGAGCATTTATCGGGTAAACTGCCTATCTCCCGGCTTCAGCGCGACTTAACTGACTCAACTGTGTTGCGGAGCATTGGCGTTCCGTTTGCGCATTCGTTCATTGCCTTGAAATCGCTATTGAAAGGCTTAAACAAACTTGAGTTAAATCCTGCCGCCATCCACGCTGATCTGGAGGATAACTGGGCCGTAGTAGCCGAAGGAATACAGACCGTTCTTCGGCGCGAAGGTTATCCACAGCCCTACGAAGCGCTAAAAGCGCTGACACGTACAAATGAGAAGATTACAGAGCAGGCTATTCAACAATTTATTAGTGAGCTAAATGTATCGGAAGCCGTTAAAGGGGAACTGAGGGCCATCACGCCATTTACCTATACCGGTTTATAA